In Gossypium hirsutum isolate 1008001.06 chromosome D06, Gossypium_hirsutum_v2.1, whole genome shotgun sequence, one genomic interval encodes:
- the LOC107901143 gene encoding vacuolar protein sorting-associated protein 32 homolog 2, with the protein MFNRLFGKPKQEANALTTLDKLNETLEMLEKKEKVLAKKAAAEVEKAKEFAKGRNKRAAIQCLKRKRLYEQQIEQLGNFQLRIHDQMIMLEGAKATTETVDALRTGAAAMKAMQKATNIDDVDKTMDEINEQTENMKQIQEALSTPIGAAADFDEDELEAELEELEGAELEEQLLQPATTAPAAPVQVPAGRQPARPIPQKRTAEEDELAALQAEMAL; encoded by the exons ATGTTTAACAGGCTTTTCGGGAAACCCAAGCAGGAAGCAAATGCTCTAACCAcgttagacaaattaaatgag ACCCTTGAAATGCTTGAGAAGAAGGAGAAAGTACTTGCGAAAAAGGCTGCTGCTGAGGTTGAAAAGGCCAAGGAATTTGCCAAAGGGAGAAACAAGAGAG CGGCTATACAGTGCTTGAAGAGGAAGAGACTATATGAACAGCAAATAGAGCAGCTTGGAAACTTCCAGCTTCGTATTCATGATCAA ATGATAATGTTAGAAGGTGCTAAAGCCACAACTGAAACTGTAGATGCATTGAGAACTGGAGCAGCTGCAATGAAGGCAATGCAGAAAGCAAC GAATATAGATGATGTTGACAAAACAATGGACGAGATCAATGAACAAACTGAAAACATGAAACAGATTCAGGAAGCACTGTCAACTCCTATTGGAGCTGCAGCTGATTTTGACGAG GATGAATTGGAGGCAGAACTTGAAGAACTTGAAGGTGCTGAGTTGGAAGAACAACTTCTCCAGCCTGCAACAACTGCTCCTGCAGCTCCAGTGCAGGTGCCTGCTGGTAGGCAACCAGCTCGTCCTATTCCTCAAAAGCGCACTGCTGAGGAAGATGAACTTGCTGCATTGCAGGCTGAGATGGCACTTTAA